Sequence from the Solea senegalensis isolate Sse05_10M linkage group LG1, IFAPA_SoseM_1, whole genome shotgun sequence genome:
agagcacacacacactgtctctgtcctctctgcagATCACCTTGACAACCATCGGCTACGGGGACAAGACACCAAAGACGTGGGCGGGGCGACTGTTGGCTGGAACCTTCGCTCTGATTGGCGTGTCCTTCTTCGCGTTGCCTGCAGTGAGTCCACGTCCTCTGAATGCCTGAGGTTCCCAAAGGCTGGGTCGGGACACAGGAGATCTGTTTTTGGGTCCCCCACAACAAAATGTGCTGAATTTCTTTGTGTATATGTTTCATTAGGTTTTACAGATCAGCCCATGGTCATGTGACCGGCTcctgtgtcacatgacacatgtgaCCAATAGGAGAAGGATAGACAGTCCATACTGTCCTCTTAGtgtccttccttctttcttttcttttctttttgtttctgtctaAGTGCAGTCGTGATTGACAGCTCCTTGCCCTGCCTCcctggtgacctttgacctcacagGGTTAGTGTCATACTTGTAGTTTCACTGATAATCTGACACCgaggggacagaggacagaagacaggaggcagaggacagaagacaggaggcagaggacagaagacaggaggcagaggacagacaggaggCAGATAGGAAGATAGGAGACAGGAGGCATAGGACAGGATACAGgaggcagaggacagaggactgGAGGCAGAGGACAGTAGACAGAGGACAGTAGACAGAGGAGGTGTGTCCTGCGAGCTGGTCCTGGTTCTGACTGTGTTTCTGGCTGCAGGGGATTCTGGGATCAGGTCTGGCTCTGAAGGTCCaggagcagcacagacagaagcACTTTGAGAAGCGCAGACATCCAGCAGCCGGACTCATCCAGGTGAGACTTCTTAACTAAACCCTGTTCTGAAGCTGACTCCGCCCACAAAAAGTGGGCAGGGAAATAAACAGGCGCGCGCTGCAACGCGAGGACTCTCTGTGATGTAGTAAAGTGAAGTACTAACCCTAGcccttttattctgaaaagtaaaccggatgttttattttcctacgtCCTCTCCTGCTCGTTGAATTCCCCTGAATTTATGGTGCTCTGCTGTGTTAGCCGCCAGAACTATGAGTGCTGGGAAGAGTCAGCTAATAGGAAAATTCATCTGTAATGGGAGGAGTTTATCCAGAGAAGGCCGTACATACccacatttaacacaaaatacatcattcaaatactttacacaaaactaccaggagttggacctggatcagtcaataataatattactagatacagtagcgtaccgtggggtttcagtcagggccttcagtaaaaaaaaaaaacatgcacaaacacaaccacatacaaaacacactattatgcactatattcacaagacagttgatctgcaacaaccatagcgcacacgcacaccactgcgcatctataggatactgcatcattaccaccacatcttcgaTTAAGTCACTCAGCAACCGTAATTTCACaaaccactatatgacacaaaaacaagcttccacataagcataggcgtcagcttcGCGGCGGAACACGTCCCCAGCACTATTTaagatcaacagttttgtcctcaccacttctaaaacatgttatacatttatcattaacactccaactaccaGAAATCATGTACCCcttcggtgtaggtcttcctcttgaaatcatttccttcttttctccaaacgatcgccataaaaagtgcacacgaaggagatcagaaacatgatggatcggtggtgttaatgcagtgatcatagcttacttcaaaacccgccacaggttcaaacgtcgttgacgacaacagcgggggctagcgccagacacgtcgctgggcctggggagttctgtcactatgatatcacattttgattggctgacgacacacgtcagtcaaacttataaccaaataggaaatgacAGCTTCAAcaaaaggccagcaatactattAGAGCAGCTCCatggagctatgatgcgtttaatgacatccgggaaaatccagctcagtttcacaaaaaatatccatattctttctggaaatataatcataacatactgaaaaactaattgaattcagacatgttcagacacacattaatttgattattaaaaaaaaatatataaaaaaaaaaataataatgataatactaatacttTCTTGATATTgttgacagcccaccactgacTAGATAACCTTATAATTTGAacctgaaaaaagtggtttagttactctttaattgttgttgtttaatctGAGATGATTTTTCTCTTCTGAACTCTGAAGTCTGCGTGGAGATATTATTCCACCAATCCACTCAGAGAAGACCTCATCGCCACGTGGAGATTTTATGAAACGGTCATCTCTTTCCCCTGTATCAGGTAACGTCACCACGAACATTAGATTTCTCTTCACTTCGATCTTatattactttgttttttattatttattgctcATTTTAGAGCATGTTTGATCTCCTTTGGCTGCTGTAACAACTAATCATATTTAAAGTGCTGCAAACACTCGAGTGAAAACCAGTGAAagggacagaaaaacacattttaaccacttTACAAAAGACGTCTGCGTCAGTTTCAGTTTCTACGAtgtctatgtcacatgatcacgtctttatctcactgtcagacagacttttccaacaggagttcagatttattgcagtgacacaaagtgaccatacgaggcagcagaggaccagcagctaaaatcactgatttacgCTATGGACTTTGGTCCATTTTGATCCAAAATGGGCACCTCCCTGTTGGGAGGGTCccattgactttttttgtccctCTTGACATTATGTACGCATGTGTACGGATTGAATTTTTCCACACCCACTCACCGCAGTGTTTAATGTTAACTGTGCATCTCGTCCACAGGAAGGATCACCTGGAGGTCATGGCGAGGTGGGTCCCACACGATGACCTCACTCATCCCAGAATATTCTCAAGCTTGCCTTCAAACGGTTTCCGACATTAAATCAAGCGCAGAATAAATCTCAGGCGCTAATGGCTGCAGTAAATATGTGAACGATGACATGAGACGACCTCCTCATGTGTCGCTCTTTAATCACAcgcatgtgtacacacacgcacacgcgcacacacagcctGGGTGATGTCAGTGTTATAGAAATAGAAACCTATTAGTGAGTCCATTAGTTATGTTTCAATTATGAATGACAGTTCAGAGACATTAGACGCTCTGAGTTTGATGATTTCTCCGTcatgtgactttaaaaagtgtgtgtgtgtgtgtgtgtgcgtgcgtgcgtgtgtgtgtgtgtgaccttcatGGTAAGGAAGTTATTAGCAGGTGTAAAGTTATACCTGCTAATAACTTTATCTTTATACTTTAGCTTTATCTAAGATAAGAAAGAATGAATCCTTCACTGTTGTCACTGCAGgtgaaaacgtgtgtgtgtgtgtatgtgtgtgttcaggaccagtcgtcctcatatttcacatttagtgaataaatgaaaacttTAAACTTGCAGATGAGGAAACATCGGAAAATGTGTTTAGGGACCGGAAAACAATCTTCCACGACCCAAATGTGGATCctgacccagactttgggaaccactgggtcAAAGGTTAGAGTTAGGTTCTTAGGGTTAATGGGGTAATTACTGTATGTTTCTGAGTGTCCTCAGTGAGTAAgcagtgtgagaatgtgtgtttgtgtgtgtgtgtgtgtgttacctgggaAACCTGAGCCATGGCAGATAAGGATCCTCGTTGTCCTCGTTGTCCTCGTTGTCCTTGTTGTCCTTGTTGTCCTCGCTGTCCCTGTGTTGCCTGGTTTACAGAGAACCTGGGGATAATCGTGTCTGATCACAGAGACATTCTCTCAGTGCAGTAATCTATGTCTCAGTTCTGTCTCCACGGCGACAGGTAGACTGGTATTGTGCGTCGGCTGTGGGAGCGAAGTCTCTGAGAACACTGCGGGGTTCACAGGCCTTGCGGTGGCAGCTGTGGGCTCCGGTTTCTCTGCCTCTAAAACCCACAGGCGTCTTCTCTGACCTGTGATCGCTCGTCTTTGTCGGACAATAACAGAAATGCTGACGACTGGGACTTTGTCTCGTCTGTGAGGAAAAGCTGAAACAAGACGGGGGATTCTTATAGAAGACCGTGAtctttgtttgttaaaaaaagccaccctgccagcaggtggcgctatgccctTGGCTCAGTTTCCATGTGTCCACGTGATCTGGCCGCGTTCCGtatagtgatgtgtcgttcgtgaacgtttcgttcaaaatgaactaatcttttatatgactcgggagtaatgagtcatctcagtgagtgatttgttcattttcatgcagtaccttccttcacCACACGAtagcaggcagctgcataagctcagcagggaaggaaacagaaatgattagttcaggattcactcaactgagcgagcgtccgtcctcaggtcacgtgacagctacctagtcactgtcgtgctgttaaacaatggcagagaggatacaggacacttgtcactttattgaggtgtgtatttgctttcctagggtttcatatggtttgaattgcttgtggcattttgtgtattatactttgtcagctgaagcaaagcatgttaagtgtttgagaaccgaggtctttttttacaacgcccacaagagggatacagcgccaaccactgtaaaaatgaacgaaatgactcaaaaaaagattagttcaatttactgtctgagagtaaaagatccgagtcagtaagaagagtcgaacttcccatcactagtTCCATATCTGACGCAGAAAGTTTTTAGCAGATGTACGGATAAGTTAcagtgacacttcctgtttctttaGTGAATGATCGCAATTCACCACTGTTCCGAAGGTTGCCATGGCCACACCTCTTTTGATTCTGCGAGAGTTCATGATTTGCGTGACATTTTGTTGAGGAATGTTGACTTCCTCAAAAATGCGATCCTTTTGACCCACGACAACCGACAATAGTTCTGATCCTGAGGCTGCTGGTTTTCCggtaacagacagtagggggcagtggagacacttaaccatcacaaagactctgaagctgttaaattctggtcaaaatcctgcatagttcccACTGGTTTGGGTAAAGTTTTGCCGTTTGTATAAATTCAATCATACTTCTCTTTCTTCacttgttaaatattaaatttaaagCTAAATATTTAGAATATATGCAAATACCCCATGCCTGTCAGTGCACACGAGTGCATTTCACCggaacacagcagcacagaatacaaatataaacctgaaatagaTATTTGTCTGTGTCccaaacaaagttttaagatcatttgtgGCGAGAAATTAGttatttagaattcaaacatgtggtctGTGTATTAAGATGTCATGTATTTATGGTTTATTAGTATTTATAGTATTTATAGCAGCGACGTCGTCAGAGGTGATCAGCTACGCCTACGCCTACACTCGCTGCTtaattatatttaacatttagatttgtaCGTTAGGTCTTTTGATGTTTATATGATTTAATTTTCCAACACGGCCAGATTAATGTTCTTTTCATGGTGGTCCAGTGTCTTCTTGTTAACGTTTGATCAcgtcttcctctttcctctgaTAATATTAacacttttgctgttttttgtcctttttttagcCAAAAGCTGAGTTTACTCGAGCGCGTTCGCCTTCCTAATGCCAGACTATCAGCTGGATCGAGCAGGAAGCTAACAGGTCACGCCGAGTCCATCGAGGAAAGTCCCTCAAAGGAGCCCAAACCTGCCGGCTTCAGTAACCGCGAACGCTTCCGCACCGCCTTCCGCATGAAGGCCTACACACTCCGCCAGAGCTCTGAAGGTACgagttttacatttattaaaaatggtAAAGAAATCTGTCTTATTTTCTTCTGATGTGGTTTCTGGTTTTGTGTCAGATGCCGGAGCTCTGGCTGATCCAGCCTTAGAGGAGCGGGGCTTCCCTCCAGAAGTGTTCCTGGAGGAGATGATCCCCACACTGAAGCTGGTCATCAGGGCAGTCAGGTCAGGAACTGggtttcatttaaaacatctcaAACGAAAAGCAGCATCTTTGGAGTATTTCCGACAGTTCCGTCAAAACAGACACATGGTTCTTCATATTCTTCTCTGTATACCACAGAGAAGTATACAGAGAATACTTCTCTTCTATACAGATACTTCTCTATATCTGTATATGTTTGAGcaaatgtctgtgaaggttctcactTCATCTTCAGGAGTCGGCTGGAGGCAACTGGACTCGGTTGAGTTaagtttgaagatgtttcacatctgatccaagaggcttcttcagttctgaactAAGCAGCAAAGGTCCAAGTCCAGTTGTCTACAGCTGATGAGTGAGGATCATGTTCAGCATAGTTTCTATGTGAGCTCGCAAACTTAAAGAATGCAGTGTAGGTGCTTCACTCAGTTGATTGCTCCAGTTTAAGATCATAGCAGATGTAGAAAAAGCTTGAGGAATGACTTTAACTCAATCTGGTTGCAGTGGATCTTCCAGGAGGAGCTGATGGACCTCCGATCTTCCTTACACTCGGGCCATACTGTGTGCAGATGTGCTTCTAAACGCTCCAAAAAAAGCCTGAATctcatttcatcatcatttccctaAATCATGTTAGCGGTCCATGGCGCCACCCACTGGCTACATAAAGTACACCTTTAGTAACCTTCAGGGTGTACAGTTGCTATATTTTTTGGGAGAAAATCATAACTACAGAAGAATTATTGGTGGTTGAGGATTATTCTTGTAAGACTAACGTGAACTCTACGTCTCACAGGATCATGCAGTTCCTCCTGAACAAGAAGCGGTTTAAGGAAACTCTGAGGCCTTATGATGTGAAGGACGTGATCGAGCAATATTCTGCCGGACACCTGGACATGCTCTGCAGGATTAAATACCTCCAGACGAGGTCAGCGGTACCGCACGGTCTGTCTGAACCAATCAAAGCTTTCCTCTCACTCCAGCTCatccagtttttcttttccttaaaGGATCGACATGATCCTTGCCCCTGGACCCCCCCTCACCCCGAAACACAAGAAAACGCAAAAAACGCCTTTCACATACCCGCCAAATCAGTCGCCCAGGTACTGTCACCCACTCATTCTAATTGTTGGTGCAAATAAAAGTTTGTGCTGTGCACGTCCACTCAGTGTCCCTGTGTTCCAGGCACGAGACCTACATCGCCAAAGCTGCTTCCATGCCAGACACCGACGACCAAAGCATGATGGGTAGATTTGTCAGGGTGGAGAGACAGGTCAGAACTTCACATGTTCTGACACgtgggacaaaaacaacattttattcaaaGTTAAACTTTTGATGGCTTTGCTTTTACTCAAGCACAATTTTCCAAAGTTCTCCAAATCACACAGAACCACATGAGATAAATatcagcaaaataaaagaattaaaacagaacaaaaaagtgttgtgttaaAGTTAGGTCACAGTGCGCGGGAACTTCAAGTTGTCCAAATCACTTGTAGTTCCGCCCACTTTAAGTTCCACCCACATTTTTTATGCTGGGACAGCCCTCCCTTGAATCTTTATGTCCACAGTAAGTAGATTTTTTAATATCTGTGAGGTCTTTCACAGCGAGTCGTGCTAACACTAGACTGCAAATTGTCCTACAACCTTCcggcaaatttttttttaaatttaaatagaGCACTGATTGAGTGACGGGTTTTCACACTGCCGTGTTAAAAAGCTCAACCTTTACCACACgcagacccacaatgcagttctgCAACAGGATGGTTTTgccacattaaaaatgaatgggcattgtgtgtgttctgtgttgtgAGTCCTCTgtttaaagctgctttcagacctgGACTGAAGTCCCGACATCCTCATTGTCAAGGATCTGTATTTGTGAACGCAAATGTACGTAGCAGTCGTTCTGGGTATTTTCAGGAACTTTTCCTGTTCCCTTGTCTAAGCTCCGGATAATGTCTGAAAGTGAGgtcatgtgagaacacagctgCAGAAACTCTGGACAATCCTCAAcccaggctcctccccctcacatGGGTGCTCCAGAGGTTCTCCCGCTGTTGTGAACTCTTTTCACTCAGACAACATGTGTTTTGTCAACCAACTCTTTGGACATTATCTGGAGCTCCTGTTTGAGAGTCTGTTCTGTCTCAGGTGGAGGACATGGAGAAGAAGTTGGACTTCCTGGTGGACATGCACATCCAGCACACTGAGCACCTGCAGGTGGACTCAGCCGGCACTGCACACATGACACTGGAGACCTGCGATCCGACGGAGAGCGGTGAGATCAGGCGGGTTTTCTTGGACTACACTGAGGCATTCCCTCACATGGCGTATCAGGTACCACTGGTCAGCAAGTTGAATCCATATTACGGTCGGGGTGGAAGAGGGGGTGGAGATGTTCTGGGCTTAGGAGGAGGTCGCGTACCTCCAGATCATCAACCGCCGCACTCACACTTCTACCAGCACAACCCTCCGGCTGCCATACCCACCTACACGGAGCGTCCTACCGTTTTGCCAATCAGCTCCCTGCAAGACTTGTCGGTGGGGCTGGGCAGGACCACAGGGGGGCGAGGGGCTGACTCACCTCTTTCCATGCTGTCGGTGAATCACGAGGAGCTCGAGCGCTCACCGAGCGGCTTCAGCATCTCTGGGGAGcgggagggggaggaaggggaggacCTGTCAACGGGGGCCAAGGTAGTGACTGGGGACAGTACCTGGACAAGACCCAGGCCGAGCTACTTGGCGGAGGGGGAGACAGATACTGACACAGACCCCTTCACCCCCAGCGGGGGGCCCCTGCCCCTCTCCTCCACAGGAGAGGGATTTGGCGACGCTGTGTGGACCACGCCACCATGAGGTGAGGGTGTGGTCACACAGGGATCCAAGACTCTGAGTTAAGACCTTTAAATCCAGCCCATGCCTCTAAACCAGTTTGGGTCAAAGCCACATCTCTGTACCAAACCACTCAGATGGGTCTAATCCACCACGACGACACCAGGTCAACGACCTCCAGAGGCCACTGCCGATCTCATCAACCAACCACAGTCCAGACAGAGAGCCATGGTGTGGAGATGCCCCGCGACAAAGGGAATCCAGACGTTTATAAAGTAAAACTCTGTACAGTGCACTCTTCAGAAAAAGATTTagctgaaatgaaaaagaacattaaTCTACATATAATATACACCCAAAAGCTTTATCGCCGCAAAGCCAACCGCACTGCATGTGATGCATGCGATTTTTAGTGTAGACACTGCGAAGTTCAGGATAtcaggaaacagaaaaacaagagatTGAATGGGAAACATATACTTGCTATGCCATTTTCTAACACTTATTTTttatatgaatacattttcattgttctGGTTGTTTCTTTTGCATGGTTTGCATGATGATGCACCATTGGGGGTGAAGATCGGAGCATGAAAGTGGAACCAAAagtctcttgtgtttgttttgtacgtCGATGATGATCGTGTGAGTGTCTGAGTCTGTCGCGTTTCATCATTTCTGTCCccaacacttttttgttttcacgcCACGACAAAACTTTACAtacaaaaaatatgaaagaCTAAATCTCTGCTGcctcacatgaacacatgaattcaaGGACGTAAAAAAAAACCGCGTACAGTTTTAGTTTTCTGCATTACCCAGAGCTAATGCTAAAGCTAAAAACGTACGTAATGAAGTTTGACAAACATAGCTCTACGGCCCCGGTAGTGTACTTAAATTTACGTAAATTTACTTCCTGAAGCAGGAATTTGTGATTTATCACAAGTTAACAACACTCAACATAACTAGTCATGTGGGGCTAATGCTAGCGCTAATATTGTTCATAGCGACACTGGAagaacaaatttttttttttagtttgcgATAGTGCCTAAAAGTGGGCGGTCACTCTCACGGTTACGAAATCAGATGATTTTCTACTTTTCAACAAtgtagaggtttttttttattctgaacgCAATCATCGTAAAGACTGAAAAATCTACTCGTATGTGATCGGTTACACAAAGGCTCACTAATCGCAGACGATTGCaacggtttttttttttcagctttagATGTCAGACGATGCTGATACGGAATGTAGCGATATTTACACTTGACTTATTACACACTTATCGCATGTTCAAGCACCTTCAGAGTCAGGTGACGTTTACAGAACAGCTTCCACACCACGCttcaacaggaagtcacagtGGCATTTCCTGCCCCACACAACATGGTGGAGCTCACcatcaacagggggcactgttctCCTGCTGTTACTAtgctatttatttgttttcttgtagTTTATGTTTGAACATAAAAGGTGGattttgaaaaaatatgaaaacaaaagttaGTGTTagcatgtttttattcactaaTTACGTTTATCACTGTGCGATGTTAAACTTCCTTTCCAAACtatttgacttcctgtccaaaCTATTTAATTTCCTGTCCAAACTACATGACTTCcttggctttcaaaataagagccactgacttgcTGTGTTATAAAAAACTTACAGTCaatagttaaaaaaacaatcaaacatgttttttttaacctcagcATTAACCTCACACCATGGCTACAGCACACTTCCTACAAACCGCTACAAACTCGACCCACCCGGTGCTCCCAGCAGGAGGAAACAAATGTCCAGATTCAGTTGAAACGAGGTGTGGAAGCAGAAAAACGAGTAGATTTAGTGACGTGAACCAAACACTTATTTACTGATTTATGAAGGACTTATATTCTATTCTTATTCACTAACTTATCAACTTATATTACAGTTAAACTCTTATTATTCTTCACTATTATCTCTGGATTTTAAATGATCATGATGATCCCtgctgtcattcattcattcattcattcattgtgcCTCTGAAGCTGAGAATGACTCATCATTCTGCGTTAAGtgttgtcaacaacaacactggatTCAATTTTCTAGTACATTTCCAGAAACTTTTCCATGGGAACTTTTGTTGGGGAATTTTGGAAACTTTTTATGAGaatttactgtatattctggataatttaaagaaaatgtggggaactctctctcccacaccaaacctcatagagaaaatcagcgattttagctggtgtggacacaggagctgctggtcctctgcttcctcgtgtggtcactttgtgtcactgaggtcaatctgaacaaaggattttaaactgaagtgacaaaataagacatttgaacttagtggaggcagcagtggatcaacaactgggtgtgttgttaaaatcactgattttctctatggggtttggtgtgggagagtgagtggcttaCAAACTTACAAATGTTAGATTTCTTTATGTTTTAGCCACTCAACAAAAGTTTCCTTcagattttaaatttttattctCAGTTTATTCTCGTTagttcccatggaaagtttccacttTTGAAAATTGCCTGAATATTGCAGATTAATGAATGTGAATCtgattttgtcttttattcaaaGGTTTACACTagtttttcactttatttttgtcGCTGCTTTTGTCTCATTTAGTTATTCACACATGACGTGATTGACAGATGTAAAAGTTGTAATGTTTGTTgtaatgtgtttgtctgtgtttttgttgaagaAGAATTTAGAATCTCTGACATATACAGTTTGTGTACAGTCTCTTCTCACTGGTGGTCACATGACAaaatactgtttaaaaaaaacattttgatatttttttaaattgtttgtcTTCCAATAAGTGAAGAtgatttttgaatgtttttctcccAAAAACCTGAAAATTAGATCTAAAGATAACACGTCTGAGTTATAAATGTGccataaaatgtagatttttttcagttatttgaGTTTTCACCCTTTAATCCTCACCAATGATCGCAGAAGACGAGTGCTaacatgactttgttttgtttttgtgaatgaaaCAACAGTTCCACACACAGACGTCGCACAAAGGTTTTGTGTTCTCGGCGTAATGCGACTTTTATTCTCTGAAATAGTTGCCATTTTTAATCATAAGTCGTCACAAAttccacatttttgttctcagaaacttgacaAATGTTGATTCTGCTGTGTGGCCACAGGATGGCGCTGATGCAGCTTGTAAATCACATGACGTTGAAAGTAAAACCCAGACACTCAGACTCCGCCTTTGAATAAATTAAGATTATGTCCCGCCTCCTTTTTTGACGAGTATCAGGAGTATCGGACTGACACGAGTATCGTTGTATATTGTTGGGGGTGGAATGTCTCattggttaagaccggtactcTGTGTGCGAAAGTCATGGTCGCAATggccgcaagtttgactccacccctggctgattgtactcaattccattgtaagacgttttggataaaagcatctgctaaatgacatgtaatgtaatctcgGTCTCATGTCGTTTGTCGTCCAGCTaccgaggaaaaaaaacatgctgtggATAAACCATGCTGTTCTACACTGACCACCaggtgtcactgtgttttcattttggttcagtt
This genomic interval carries:
- the kcnq3 gene encoding potassium voltage-gated channel subfamily KQT member 3 — translated: MGLRSRSVVSSSEEQKKPPGGALPPTPLTDSGGGDKDGALLLVSSSRGSQGLGVGLLAKTPLGYTRPNKRNNIRRRRIQNLIYDTLERPRGWALLYHAFVFLIVLGCLILAVLTTFREHEKDSAHWLVILETFAIFIFGAEFALRIWAAGCCCRYKGLRGRLKFARKPLCILDIFVLIASVPVIAVRNQGNVLATSLRSLRFLQILRMLRMDRRGGTWKLLGSAIYAHSKELITAWYIGFLSLILASFLVYLVEKDDVSVDVSNQDDPTAEPKKQDFDTYADALWWGLITLTTIGYGDKTPKTWAGRLLAGTFALIGVSFFALPAGILGSGLALKVQEQHRQKHFEKRRHPAAGLIQSAWRYYSTNPLREDLIATWRFYETVISFPCIRKDHLEVMASQKLSLLERVRLPNARLSAGSSRKLTGHAESIEESPSKEPKPAGFSNRERFRTAFRMKAYTLRQSSEDAGALADPALEERGFPPEVFLEEMIPTLKLVIRAVRIMQFLLNKKRFKETLRPYDVKDVIEQYSAGHLDMLCRIKYLQTRIDMILAPGPPLTPKHKKTQKTPFTYPPNQSPRHETYIAKAASMPDTDDQSMMGRFVRVERQVEDMEKKLDFLVDMHIQHTEHLQVDSAGTAHMTLETCDPTESGEIRRVFLDYTEAFPHMAYQVPLVSKLNPYYGRGGRGGGDVLGLGGGRVPPDHQPPHSHFYQHNPPAAIPTYTERPTVLPISSLQDLSVGLGRTTGGRGADSPLSMLSVNHEELERSPSGFSISGEREGEEGEDLSTGAKVVTGDSTWTRPRPSYLAEGETDTDTDPFTPSGGPLPLSSTGEGFGDAVWTTPP